Proteins found in one Oncorhynchus mykiss isolate Arlee chromosome 3, USDA_OmykA_1.1, whole genome shotgun sequence genomic segment:
- the LOC110518094 gene encoding PILR alpha-associated neural protein, producing the protein MERCSISPVKRLTTLRCLFFLLVAVVTRPSTCNRDDEGEGQVEALSAQLSVPEQVTPTPIWSVDWGPTLSLEDETHHILSSQEADLHHNGHEVPTTTAEAWPHHQSAPGSTLPQEPLDLLEAPDAEGVEDGGTEPEEREPEEVDPQFYVTVTISSLLILTAVIITVKLCYDHSCSQHPPPLSRGVAPPLSLALPRSLALEDSRQTLHGTPSFTDRERIPVVNL; encoded by the exons ATGGAGAGATG ctcCATCTCTCCTGTCAAACGACTGACCACCCTCCGCTGCCTTTTCTTCCTCCTGGTTGCCGTGGTGACGCGACCCTCAACCTGTAACCGTGACGACGAGGGCGAGGGGCAGGTGGAGGCCCTCTCGGCCCAGCTGTCCGTCCCAGAACAGGTCACACCCACCCCTATTTGGTCCGTGGACTGGGGCCCCACACTATCCCTGGAGGACGAGACGCATCACATCCTGTCCAGCCAGGAAGCGGACCTGCACCACAATGGCCATGAAGTCCCCACGACAACCGCCGAGGCCTGGCCGCATCATCAGAGTGCACCAGGCAGCACTTTGCCCCAGGAGCCCCTGGACCTTCTGGAGGCCCCAGACgcagagggagtggaggatggaggAACTGAGCCGGAGGAGAGAGAGCCTGAGGAAG tGGACCCTCAGTTCTACGTCACAGTGACCATCTCCTCTCTGCTCATCCTGACTGCTGTCATCATAACGGTCAAACTCTG ttaCGACCACAGCTGTTCCCAGCACCCACCCCCGCTTTCCCGTGGCGtggccccccctctctctctcgccctccctcgtTCCCTGGCTCTGGAGGACAGCCGGCAGACGCTGCACGGCACTCCCTCCTTTACCGACAGGGAGAG gATCCCCGTGGTGAACCTCTAA